A single window of Populus nigra chromosome 17, ddPopNigr1.1, whole genome shotgun sequence DNA harbors:
- the LOC133676429 gene encoding protein LURP-one-related 10-like: MIMATGQHPEPDPGEMAANATLESPVMVIGQEFVTQHPVDLEMMQKTLGLGMNDCKVTDEDGNLIFQVKSKIATVRDIRYLQDADGNILVSLKHKLMTAHGRWEVFRGESIEQKDLLFSVKQSSLFQLVSSKLHVFLPSNTTESVPDFRIEGAFIDSSCTIYLGNSNTIVAQMHQQHNLKSTIRWKDDFQVTVCPNVDYAFIIVLVVILDATEDNDDKI, from the exons ATGATCATGGCTACCGGGCAACATCCCGAGCCAGATCCAGGGGAAATGGCAGCTAATGCCACACTTGAGAGCCCAGTGATGGTTATAGGGCAAGAGTTCGTGACACAGCACCCCGTAGACCTAGAAATGATGCAGAAAACACTTGGTCTTGGAATGAATGATTGTAAGGTTACTGATGAAGATGGAAATCTCATTTTCCAAGTCAAAAGCAAGATCGCAACAGTTCGTGATATACGATATTTGCAAGACGCAGATGGTAACATTCTTGTTTCTCTTAAACATAAG CTAATGACTGCACATGGGAGGTGGGAGGTTTTCAGAGGAGAAAGCATAGAGCAGAAAGATTTACTTTTCTCAGTCAAGCAGTCATCACTATTCCAGTTAGTCTCGAGCAAGTTACATGTATTCCTACCTTCTAACACGACTGAAAGCGTTCCTGATTTTAGGATCGAAGGAGCTTTTATCGATAGTTCATGCACTATATATCTTGGAAATTCCAACACCATTGTTGCACAA ATGCATCAGCAACACAATCTTAAATCCACGATAAGGTGGAAAGACGATTTTCAAGTAACGGTGTGCCCAAATGTTGATTATGCTTTTATAATAGTTCTTGTGGTAATTCTTGATGCGACCGAGGATAATGatgacaaaatttaa